The window TGATAAACAAGGTGACAGCTCCATGATGGCAGTAGAAAGTGAAGAAACTTAATATGATTCTATTTTTGCCTTGATGGCAAAATTCGACGATGataaagatgatgatgatgagataaaCTTTATAGAagttcaaagaaatttgaagtctTGCCCTCAGAAAAATCTTATATCTTTGGCTAATattttaattgatgcttatcatagtcttataaatgataaaaatgcttCAACTATGGAACTAGGAGAGGTagaacatgagagagatgatTTGGTAGTTGTAGTGGTAGATCTTAAAGAAACCATCGAggatttaaagaaagaaaaagatgttctgactaaaaaaattgaaaatgtaGACCATGAAAAAGATGACATGTTTGTGGTAGTTGTAGATCTAGAAGAGACGATTTAGTAACTAAAAGGGGGAAACAACTCTAGGAATAgtcaaaagggaaaggaagttgcaagtgaggcacaccTTAAGCTTAAACATGAACTCAAGTCTGTGAAATCTAGTCTATGTGCTGAACTTGAAAGAAACAGACAACTTCAAAAAGATCTAGGCAGAGTTAAAAATGACCTAGAaaaatctctaaagtggacctggtcctctgatgcaATTACTACCATGTATACAAGTAATTATGGGAACAGGAAGGGAGTTGGGTTCCGAAAGGAAAAGACTCCCTACAATCCACAGAGCAAATATATTTATGTCCCTGATAACTAGCTTTGCACTCACTGTAGCAACACTAGACACTTTCAAGAAAATTGTAAAGCTAGAATTCAATCCCAACAAAAAAATAAGGTTTTTGATGAAAAGGTAACTACTGTTAAGGAACCTGGTCTCTCCATTAGAAAACATATTTTTCCTGCCTGGACAAAAAGAAGATTAATTCTCCCCTTTCCTCACtataagggacccaaacttgtttgggttcctaagtctaacctTTGATTTTTCTGTGCAGGTAGCAGTGAAAGGAAGCAGCCAAAAATGGTATATGGACAGTGGCTGCTCcaagcatatgactggaagcattGATGATTTCTTTTCACTCAAAGACCTGCAAGGAGGAAGTGTGTCCTTTGGCAATGGAAAAAAAAGGATACATTTTGGGAGTAGGAAGAATTGGGAAGACACTCACTCACTCAATTAAAAATGTGTATTATGTGAACAACTTGAAATATAGCATACTGAGTGTTTCCCAAATCTACGACAAAGAAAACAAAGTGGAATTTGTGTAAAAAAATGCACAATCACAAATCTTGTGACTGGTGAAGTGGCCCTGGTGGCTAAAAGATACAAAAACAtttatgttgctgattttgagtcctTGCAACATGGGGATCTCACTTGTCTGAGTGCTGTTGATGATAATGCTAAACTATGGCACAAAGGATTAGGTCATGCAAGTTTTACGTTGCTGAACAAATTGGCCAATAAGGACCTAGTCCGTGGCCTGCCCAAGTCAAGCTTCAAAGATCACAAGGTatgtgatgcatgtgtaaaagaaaagcaagtcagatcctccttcaagcccaaaaaggaagtcagtacctcaaggccacttgatctcctcCATATGGATATGTGTGGACCTTTGAGGGTGCCAGTAGACTAGGAAAGAAGTATATTTTTTTATAGTGGACAATTATTCCAGATTCAGCTGGACCATGTTCCTTAGAACCAAGGACGAAACTTTTCCAGTGTTTGCTGCATTTGTGAAGAAGACCCAGGTGAAGATGAGCCATAATGTTGTGTGTATAAGATCTGATCACGGTACAGAATTTGACAATACAAAATTCGACGAATTCTGTGTTGAGAATGGCATAAGTCATAATTTTTCagctccaagaacacctcaacaaaatggtgttgtagaGAGGAAAAATAGGACACTTGAAGACATGGCAAGGACAATGTTGATTGACAGTGGCATTGCAAAACGTCTCTGGGCAGAAGtagtcaacactgcctgctacttggtgaacaggtgcatgatcaggtccctcctgAACAAAACCCCATATGAGCTGTTGAATGGGAGGAAACCCAAGCTAACACACTTAAGGACATTTGGTTGCAAATGTTTTGTCCTCAAAAATGGCAATGAAGCACTTGGAAAAttcgatgccaaaagtgatgacTCTTTCTGGGCTATTCATCACAAAGCAAAGTCTACAAAGTTTACAACAAAAGAACTAAATGTGTTGAGGAAAGCAcacatgtgatctttgatgaatcacACCACCTATGTGAGAAAGATTCACATGATAAGATTTATCAAGACGGTGAGCAGTCACTGAttcctggtgaagtcattgaTATGGAAAATGGAAAGGCTGACATGATACGTCCAGTCAAGGAATCAAATGGTTATGGTGCAATTGTATCTCCGAATGATgtagaggaacctggttcctcaatCACAACAACTAAAGCTGAGAAGAAAGTTGTTGATGCTGTGCAGGGAACCACAGATGTTGAGCTGAGAAGTGGGACTCATGTCAACAATGGATCACATTGAGAAGAACCTCGACCCTCTCACAATGAGATTCAGGTGTCTAACTGGAAGCACAAAAGTTCACACCCTCTTCAAAATGTGATCACTCCTCTTGACTTAGGGATTCAAACTAGATCAAAGTCAAGAAACTCACTTTCCTTCTCAGCTTTTCTCTCTCAAATTGAGCCCAAACatatcaaggaagcattgaaaAATGTTGACTGGATTACtacaatgcaagatgaactccatCAATTTGAAAGGAACAACGTATGGCACCTAGTTACTCGACCTGCTGACAGAACTGTTATAGGAACCAtgtgggtattcagaaacaaacttgacgaGTTTGGAAACACAACAAAGAACAAGGCAAGGCTagtagttcaaggctacaatcaagaagaagggattgactatgataaaacttttgcttcaattgctcgaatggaagccatcagattcctcattgcctttgcatcttatatggaattcaaattgttccaaatggatgtctaaagtgcatttctgaatggttttctaaaagaagaagtcttCGTCAAGCAACCATCTGGCTTCGAATGTCATGGGCATCCTGAGTATGTTTTTAACCTtgataaggctttatatgggctGAAGAAGGCTCCTCATACATGGTATGAAAGGTTATCAAAATTTCTCCTAGAAAAAggctttacaagaggaaaaattgacaatACCCTATTTCTGAAtaaactgggggggggggggaacatGCCCATTGTGTAAGTTTATGTTGACGACATCATCTTTGGTGGAAAAAATGATTCTCTGTGTGAGGATTTTGCAAAGCTCAAGGGAAGTGAGTGTGAAATGAGCTTGATGGGGGaattgaatttcttcttgggtctACAAGTCTAGCAAACTCCTAAAGGCACAATGATAAGTCAACAGAAGTACATCAAAGAGCATTCGAAGAGATTTCAGATGGAAAACTCAAAAATCATATATACTCCTATTGCCACTGCCACTCgtctggacatggatgaaactggTTCTCATGTGAATGAGACCATGTATAGAGGTTTCATTGGGTACTCTTGTATCACACAGCAAGCAGACCGGATATCATTTTCAGTGTGGGACTATGTGCTAGGTTTCAatctaatccaaaggaatctcatctgaaagcTGACAAGAGAATCCTGAGGTATCTCAAAGGAACGCAAGACCTGGTTCTACACTATCCCTCAAGAGATAATTTCGTCTTGATCGGGTGTGCTGATGCTAATTATGCTGGTTATCTGGTGGATATAAAAAGTACTTctggtatggcacactttctggGATCGTATCTAATTTCATGGGGTACAAGAAATCAAaactcagtggctctttcaactgCAAAAGCTGAGTATGTGgtagttgcctcttgttgtgctcaattgttatggatcaaGCAGCAGTTAGAGGATTTTATTGTATTTTCTAATTGTGTGCCATTACTGTGTGATAACACCAGTGCTCTCGATATGGCAAAGAACCCAGTTTAGCATAAGAGAACAAAGCGCATTGATGTGCGACATCATTTTCTCAGAGAAATGTTTAAAAAAGGCTTATCTGCATGACGTTTTTcagcacagaagatcaaattgcagatatcttcaccaatgCACTAAGTAGAGAGCACTTTGAAAAGAATTGTTGGGCACTGGGGTTGATAAAATAAAGCTGAGCACCTGGTCCCTCAATGATTGACTATGAAAGAAATGAACAAGTAAAATAGCTAAAAAGTACTTTCTGGCACGTTCTAACTCATTTCTATACCATTACAAGCAAACACGCATGGCAATTACAGAGCAAACAAGAAGTTAATGGTATTGCATTTTGGTACAAGGGATGAGGCTCACATTTACTAAAGTAGTCAGGGAACCTGGTGCCCTTGACACAGGTTAGTAGTTCCTTTGTCCTCTCATGAACAACTTTTTAACGGCTGAAAAAGTGCCACGTCATTAAAATGTgagtttctcttttttctcttttagaATCCAAGTGTCGTAACCATTACTAAAAGACCCGTCTAGCCAGAAAATCAATACCCATTCCTAACCTGTCCTTCACCCTTTTTAAATAAATCCAAACGTTGTCACTCTCATAACTGTTCACATTAAAAGCCAAAATTTCCCTTTTTCTCTCAACAACCAAACACTTCCTTTTCATAAACTCTCACTACTCTTCACCATGTCTAAGAATTTCGAAGCCTCAAATGTCTCCAGTGTCATCCCCATTGTGTCTTCTTCTCTCGAAGCACCAGTGATAGAGCCTATGTCCCATATGCCACCCAATCCAAACCCTAAACAAGATTCCCAACTACCTATTGCTTCTTCTTCAACCCAATCAAGTTCTGGTTCTCATCGGCGTCGCAAAATTTTGAATCCCAAGAGGTTTGTGGCTGTGACCTCTCCTTCTGCCTCATCAGAAAAAATGGTTGAGAGAGAAATAGTTGACGGAGAAAAAAATCACGAAGTCTCCAGTCTGCAAGTTTAAGAGACCTCTAAGGcactgatgtttggcatatttcgatatgtgttgatgttactttgcccatgctttaaccactttttgatgttatttaatctttaaaacacccaacatggtataattattggtttgatgactaattaagttatgtgtgacgatttaaggtgttcggagtgcaaaatatgaagaaaaggtggtttagctagaggaagaagggttggatgcgtcgcatccaacctaggaaaacatcatcatgcatgcaaccttagcagtgaagttgggccatcgcgtccgccatcgcgtgcgaaactgggaagtagaagtgaagctggatgcgtcgcgtccaccatcgcatgcaagctgagaaatagaggacaaggtggatgcgtcgcatccaccttagcatcaatccctgaagccgaattggactaggaataggagagctttggcccacgacttttgtacgcaatatataagctaaaaacgcctcttttaggttatctaacatattgggaagagggaaaaagccaggaaaaagctgtgaaagccggaattcatcaagtttcatctttctcccacaaaacttagtaatttttatgtttctttgtatgatttgttgtttggctaccatgtctatgtggagctaaacttcacgttctaggattgttagatagaccataaccctagatcgttttcattacattgatatcattaaaatctgctctttctctgttcaaagtttattatttatatttttcttatttaattagttagaataaaatatttttagatttaattcttgtttagataattaagataggctaatttagttaatagctaatcataagtcctcgtgggttcgacatccgactttgagtcactttattacttgacgaccgcgtatacttgcgtgagtgtgtttggtcgcaacaagtttttggcgccgttgccggggagttagaaattagctacgtgactaagttaagcttttattagatatttgttttcaagttttaattttcagtttgcctggtttgtgtcaacgcagggtttactctcgaatgcagaggagtagaagtgcaaacaacctcattcctcttgatccagaaatcgaacgaacattacatagagtgagaagggaacacgaagctagaacgagaatagaaagagatttggacatcgcaatccaaccacagccaatagatatggcaggcaatgaagagcATCCGGTAatcgaagccgcaaggcccaatcttgcgaatatgactcaggctattgtgaagcctgatatcactgggcattttgaactcaaacagtacatggtacagctgattcagtccacaggacaatatgtgggtctatctcatgaggacccgcagaggcatattcagaacttcttggaaatcacggacacttacaattatccgaacgtttccaaggactatgtcaggctgacactattccctttttcactgttgggggaagctaaagaatggttgcaaaaggagcccgcgaactctatccacacttgggatgatctagcaaggaaattcctgatcaagtttttcccaactaagaagacaaagtcgttgaggagccaaattcttgggttccaacaacgggatggcgagacacttcgtcaagcttgggaaagatacaagaaactactcagagactgcccgcatcattgtcaaactgatgaggtattgggtcacacttttgttgatgggttagatgaagcatcaaagatgaatcttgactcagcttgtgggggtagttgcatggcaagaccgtatagtgaaatacaactcctgctaaataatttcactgctaatgaccataattggcaaggagagggggattcacgaagggtaattaaacagaaggccgccggtttgattgagcttgatgacttttccgccatgagagccgatatagcaaaattggcaaatcagatgaatagaatgacaacacaacaaatgcaacatgtacagcaaatgtctatttgttgcgaactatgcggagacagtcatatgattgacatgtgccccacgaatcctgaatctatatactatgtgggacaacaaaacagaggtcctatgaatcaacatgcgcaatatggg is drawn from Nicotiana tabacum cultivar K326 chromosome 9, ASM71507v2, whole genome shotgun sequence and contains these coding sequences:
- the LOC142163887 gene encoding secreted RxLR effector protein 161-like, with protein sequence MISQQKYIKEHSKRFQMENSKIIYTPIATATRLDMDETGSHVNETMYRGFIGFQSNPKESHLKADKRILRYLKGTQDLVLHYPSRDNFVLIGCADANYAGYLVDIKSTSGMAHFLGSYLISWGTRNQNSVALSTAKAEYVVVASCCAQLLWIKQQLEDFIVFSNCVPLLCDNTSALDMAKNPV